A region of Streptomyces sp. NBC_01788 DNA encodes the following proteins:
- a CDS encoding RsiG family protein, with amino-acid sequence MSTSSTERHPAAASPILAEVADAHRPPVQRTDSPGPPSVDPGPSSPGTGYAHPDLTALSLPELRALRRQAQRDEADLSYVRRLLQGRIDILRAELARRGPESVLGAGQVSAPEQGSVVERLAEILKDAPARQRSSARHVTLGTPHGEEYRQLAAEMLAEVELSDLEARTDRELGAAMGRLVRYEQQVSGRRQQLQRTADGCGTEIARRYREGEAQVDDLLV; translated from the coding sequence ATGAGCACATCGAGTACCGAGCGGCACCCGGCGGCGGCCTCGCCGATCCTCGCGGAGGTCGCCGACGCCCACCGGCCGCCGGTGCAGCGCACCGACAGCCCCGGGCCGCCCTCCGTGGACCCCGGGCCCAGTTCTCCGGGCACGGGGTACGCACATCCCGACCTGACCGCGCTGAGCCTGCCGGAGCTGCGCGCGCTGCGCCGGCAGGCGCAGCGGGACGAGGCCGACCTGAGCTACGTACGGCGGCTGCTCCAGGGGCGGATCGACATCCTGCGCGCGGAGCTGGCCCGGCGTGGGCCGGAGTCCGTCCTGGGCGCCGGGCAGGTGTCCGCGCCCGAGCAGGGTTCCGTCGTCGAGCGGCTCGCGGAGATCCTCAAGGACGCGCCCGCCCGGCAGCGCTCCTCCGCCCGGCATGTGACGCTCGGCACACCGCACGGGGAGGAGTACCGGCAGCTCGCCGCCGAGATGCTCGCCGAGGTCGAGCTGTCGGACCTCGAGGCGCGTACGGACCGGGAGTTGGGCGCGGCGATGGGGCGGCTGGTGCGGTACGAGCAGCAGGTGTCCGGGCGGCGGCAGCAGTTGCAGCGCACGGCCGACGGATGCGGCACGGAGATCGCCCGCAGATACCGCGAAGGGGAGGCCCAGGTCGACGACCTGCTCGTCTGA
- the dtd gene encoding D-aminoacyl-tRNA deacylase, with protein MRAVVQRVDGASVVVDGETVGAIDGEGLCVLVGVTHEDTKEKAAQLARKLWSVRMLHDEKSCSDTGAPLLVISQFTLYGDARKGRRPTWNAAAPGEVAEPLVDEVVARLRSLGATVATGRFGARMRVSLTNDGPFTVLLEV; from the coding sequence ATGCGAGCGGTGGTGCAGAGGGTGGACGGCGCGAGCGTCGTCGTGGACGGCGAGACGGTGGGGGCCATCGACGGCGAGGGGCTGTGCGTCCTCGTCGGGGTCACCCACGAGGACACCAAGGAGAAGGCGGCGCAACTGGCCCGCAAGCTCTGGTCGGTCCGCATGCTGCACGACGAGAAGTCGTGCAGCGACACCGGCGCCCCGCTGCTGGTCATCAGTCAGTTCACGCTGTACGGCGACGCCCGCAAGGGCCGCCGCCCCACCTGGAACGCGGCCGCGCCCGGCGAGGTCGCCGAGCCGCTGGTGGACGAGGTGGTCGCGCGGCTGCGCTCCCTGGGCGCGACGGTGGCGACGGGCCGGTTCGGCGCGCGGATGCGGGTGTCGCTGACGAACGACGGCCCGTTCACCGTCCTGCTGGAGGTGTGA